A single region of the Populus nigra chromosome 2, ddPopNigr1.1, whole genome shotgun sequence genome encodes:
- the LOC133682742 gene encoding eukaryotic translation initiation factor 3 subunit H: MANTTTPTMARSFLQVAATEEVAPPLRAVQIEGLAVLKIIKHCKEFSPSLVTGQLLGLDVGSVLEVTNCFPFPIREEDEEIEAEGANYQLEMMRCLREVNVDNNTVGWYQSMLFGCFQTVELIETFMNYQENIRRCVCIIYDPSRANQGVLALKALKLSDSFMDLYRNNNFTGEKLREKNLSWVDIFEEIPIKVSNSALISAFMTELEDDTPVTQCDYDRLQLSTSPYLERNVEFLIECMDDLSVEQQKFQYYYRNLSRQQAQQQAWLQKRRSENMSRKAAGEEPLPEEDPLNPIFKPIPEPSRLDSFLITNQIANYCNQINGVSGQSFSRLYLMKALHEN, translated from the exons ATGGCTAATACTACCACTCCCA CAATGGCAAGGTCTTTCCTTCAAGTAGCAGCCACAGAGGAGGTTGCTCCTCCTCTCCGTGCTGTTCAGATCGAAGGACTG GCTGTGTTGAAAATAATCAAACACTGCAAGGAGTTTTCACCGTCTTTAGTGACTGGGCAGCTTCTAGGATTGGATGTTGGTAGCGTTCTTGAAGTTACCAACTGTTTCCCTTTCCCG ATTAGGGAAGAGGATGAGGAGATTGAAGCAGAAGGTGCTAATTACCAGCTTGAGATGATGAGGTGCTTGAGAGAGGTTAATGTCGACAATAACACTGTTGGATG GTATCAGTCAATGTTGTTTGGTTGTTTTCAAACAGTGGAATTGATCGAGACATTTATGAATTACCAG GAAAATATTAGACGGTGTGTTTGTATAATTTATGATCCTTCAAGAGCTAACCAGGGTGTTTTAGCTCTCAAGGCTTTGAAGCTTTCTGATTCTTTCATGGATCTGTATCGCAATAACAATTTTACTGGAGAGAA GTTGAGGGAGAAAAACTTGTCATGGGTGGATATTTTTGAGGAAATTCCT ATCAAAGTTTCAAACTCTGCACTTATTAGTGCCTTTATGACTGAGCTAGAAGATGATACACCAGTGACCCAG TGTGATTATGACCGCCTGCAATTATCAACCAGTCCATATTTGGAAAGGAATGTAGAATTTTTGATTGAATGCATGGATGATTTGTCAGTGGAGCAGCAGAAG TTCCAATATTACTATCGGAACCTGTCACGCCAGCAAGCTCAGCAGCAAGCATGGCTTCAAAAGAGAAG GTCAGAGAACATGTCACGCAAAGCTGCAGGAGAAGAACCCTTGCCTGAGGAGGATCCTTTAAATCCCATCTTCAAACCAATCCCTGAACCATCACGGTTGGATAGTTTCCTGATAACCAATCAAATAGCAAATTATTGTAACCAAATCAATGG GGTTTCTGGGCAGAGCTTCAGCCGATTATATTTGATGAAGGCTTTGCATGAGAATTGA
- the LOC133682060 gene encoding probable auxin efflux carrier component 1c, which yields MISIEDLYGVLCAVVPLYVTMFLAYASVKWWNIFTPEQCSGINRFVAYFAVPLLSMEFISRINPYKMDLLFMAADGVSKVLILVVLLCWANFSRRGSLEWAITLFSLSTLPNTLVMGIPLLKSMYGDDKEGLMIQVVVLQCIIWYTLLLFLFEYREARLTILKNFKGSSSSSSFSNSERSKGSFKGVGEVLGSCGSNADEVVNVIVSTPTSQEITENVNTKVAPDPQQFRSMVAAAVDGDDKEVHLFIWRCVCCTSQGFCEQSVQVLRKEESMKRGLESEKTEGIENNTAAISSLSSVMLLQILKTVWLKLVRNPNSYASLIGLSWALVSCRYGIMKPQIVDNSVTILSKAGLGMAMFSLGLFMALQPRIIACGNRMAIYGMLARFLAGPAVMAVASIGVGLRGTMLKLSIVQAALPQGIVPFVFAREYGLHPDVLSTAVIFGMIVSLPITILYYIFLGL from the exons ATGATTAGTATAGAAGATTTGTACGGGGTTCTATGTGCTGTAGTTCCTCTATATGTCACCATGTTCTTGGCTTATGCCTCTGTGAAATGGTGGAATATATTCACTCCTGAACAATGTTCCGGCATCAACAGGTTCGTTGCTTACTTTGCAGTTCCACTCCTATCCATGGAGTTTATTTCAAGGATAAATCCGTACAAAATGGATCTTCTCTTCATGGCTGCTGATGGGGTTTCCAAAGTCTTGATCTTGGTGGTCTTGCTTTGCTGGGCTAATTTCTCAAGAAGAGGAAGCCTGGAATGGGCCATCACTCTTTTCTCTCTATCCACTCTCCCCAACACCCTTGTGATGGGGATCCCACTGCTAAAATCCATGTACGGGGATGATAAGGAAGGCCTTATGATCCAAGTTGTGGTGCTACAGTGCATCATCTGGTAcactttattgttgtttttgtttgaataCAGAGAAGCAAGACTAACAATCTTAAAGAACTTCAAGGGGAGTAGTAGCAGTAGTAGTTTTAGTAACAGTGAGAGGAGCAAGGGAAGTTTCAAGGGTGTTGGGGAAGTACTTGGAAGCTGTGGAAGTAATGCAGATGAAGTTGTTAATGTTATTGTTTCAACCCCTACAAGCCAAGAGATTACTGAAAATGTCAACACCAAGGTTGCACCGGATCCCCAGCAGTTTAGATCAATGGTAGCAGCTGCAGTGGATGGAGATGATAAAGAGGTCCATTTATTCATTTGGCGATGTGTATGTTGCACTTCTCAAG GTTTCTGTGAGCAGTCAGTGCAAGTTCTTCGAAAAGAAGAAAGTATGAAAAGGGGACTAGAATCTGAAAAAACGGAGGGTATAGAGAACAATACGGCTGCAATATCTTCCTTATCATCAGTTATGCTCTTGCAAATTCTGAAGACAGTGTGGCTTAAGCTGGTGAGGAATCCCAACTCCTATGCAAGCTTAATAGGTCTAAGCTGGGCGTTAGTCTCTTGCAG ATATGGAATAATGAAGCCCCAAATAGTGGACAATTCGGTAACAATCTTGTCAAAGGCAGGTCTTGGAATGGCAATGTTTAGCCTTG GACTGTTCATGGCCCTGCAACCAAGAATCATAGCCTGTGGAAACAGAATGGCTATTTATGGGATGCTTGCAAGGTTTTTAGCTGGTCCAGCAGTAATGGCAGTAGCTTCCATTGGAGTAGGCCTGAGAGGGACCATGTTGAAACTATCCATTGTGCAAGCCGCCTTGCCGCAAGGAATCGTCCCTTTTGTGTTTGCTAGAGAATACGGTCTACATCCAGATGTATTAAGCACTGC GGTGATATTTGGAATGATAGTGTCTCTGCCCATCACAATACTTTACTACATTTTTCTTGGCCTCTGA
- the LOC133681924 gene encoding small ribosomal subunit protein eS30z/eS30y/eS30x — protein MGKVHGSLARAGKVRGQTPKVAKQDKKKKPRGRAHKRMQYNRRFVTAVVGFGKKRGPNSSEK, from the exons ATGG GCAAGGTACACGGATCGCTGGCTCGTGCAGGGAAGGTGAGAGGTCAAACCCCAAAAGTGGCCAAGCAagataagaagaagaagcctAGAGGCCGTGCCCACAAGCGCATGCAGTACAATCGCCGCTTTGTCACCGCCG TTGTTGGATTTGGGAAGAAGCGTGGACCAAACTCTTCTGAGAAGTAA
- the LOC133683157 gene encoding LOW QUALITY PROTEIN: 15-cis-zeta-carotene isomerase, chloroplastic (The sequence of the model RefSeq protein was modified relative to this genomic sequence to represent the inferred CDS: deleted 1 base in 1 codon), whose product MASSLLLSNPFFTSPHHPNNLCRRQLPLTLRRTSTFTLLNLTKPSNNNNNNNPKFLKPTLPFLGFKKFATRISTRDADTDTSVPPPLAGEDSAAFELGKQKVSSWIYFSLILGVVLFVLDVAWIDNSTGFGKDFISAVSSLSESPEVVMFILILIFATVHSGLASLRDMGEKLIGERAFRVLFAGVSLPLAVSTVVYFINHRYDGIQLWELQSAPAVHQLVWLSNFISFLFLYPSTFNLLEVAAVDKPKMHLWETGIMRISRHPQMVGQVMWCLAHTVWIGNSVTVAASLGLIGHHLFGVWNGDRRLATRYGEAFEAVKKRTSIVPFAAILDGRQKLPKDYYRNFCGCHICQSLH is encoded by the exons ATGGcctcctctcttcttctctcgAACCCATTTTTTACCTCACCCCATCATCCAAATAACCTATGTCGTAGACAACTACCTCTTACGCTTCGGCGTACCTCAACTTTTACTCTCCTAAATCTAACAAAAccctctaataataataataataataatccaaaaTTCCTCAAACCCACCCTTCCTTTTCTGGGTTTCAAGAAATTTGCTACAAGAATCTCCACCAGAGATGCTGACACTGATACCTCTGTCCCCCCACCACTTGCAGGTGAGGATTCAGCCGCGTTCGAATTGGGGAAGCAGAAGGTGTCTTCTTGGatatatttcagtttgattttggGTGTTGTTTTGTTTGTGCTTGACGTGGCTTGGATTGATAACTCTACTGGGTTCGGAAAGGATTTCATCAGTGCTGTTTCGAGTCTCTCAGAAAGCCCTGAG GTGGTTATGTTCATCCTTATTCTAATTTTCGCCACCGTCCACAGTGGCCTGGCAAGTCTCAGAGACATGGGCGAAAAACTTATTGGAGAACGTGCATTTCGTGTTTTGTTTGCAGGAGTTTCTCTTCCATTGGCTGTTAGCACTGTT GTGTACTTCATCAATCACAGATATGACGGCATCCAGTTATGGGAGCTTCAAAGTGCTCCTGCGGTACATCAACTTGTGTGGCTTTCTAATTTTATctccttccttttcctttatccTTCAACTTTTAATCTATTAGAAGTAGCGGCAGTTGACAAGCCTAAAATGCATCTCTGGGAAACTGGAATAATGAGAATTTCCAGACACCCGCAG ATGGTCGGGCAGGTGATGTGGTGCTTGGCTCATACAGTTTGGATTGGGAACTCTGTGACTGTTGCTGCATCTCTTGGTTTAATTGGACACCATTTATTTGGTGTCTGGAATGGGGACAGGAGATTGGCAACGAGATACGGGGAGGCTTTTGAAGCTGTAAAGAAGCGAACTAGCATAGTCCCTTTTGCAGCTATCCTTGATGGTCGTCAAAAGTTACCTAAAGATTATTAC AGGAATTTTTGCGGTTGCCATATTTGTCAATCACTGCATTGA
- the LOC133682743 gene encoding CRIB domain-containing protein RIC4-like: MRDHMERFVVLPFSIACASHSSVDVASSESCKKPKPETKSHATRGQEGEESSCKEKTKNNTLGFLLALPKPCISSSFHKLIRSIKTLSQVFVYKEEDEELMEREMEIGYPTDVKHVTHIGLDGTTMTNPIKGWECLKSPEIIPFPSFTLRQFELAMAAQAHGPLVGVDHSKLV, translated from the exons ATGCGGGATCATATGGAAAGATTTGTAGTTCTTCCATTCTCCATCGCCTGTGCTTCTCACTCCAGTGTTGATGTGGCCTCCAGTGAATCCTGCAAGAAACCAAAACCCGAAACCAAATCACATGCAACAA GAGGACAAGAAGGGGAGGAAAGCTCTTGTAAAGAAAAGACGAAGAACAATACACTTGGTTTCCTGCTGGCTCTTCCAAAGCCTTGCATATCCAGTAGCTTTCACAAATTGATTAGGAGCATTAAGACTCTCTCCCAAGTATTTG TGTACAAAGAAGAAGACGAGGAGCTCATGGAAAGAGAGATGGAAATCGGATATCCAACTGATGTGAAGCATGTAACACACATAGGATTGGATGGAACTACTATGACAAATCCTATTAAGGGCTGGGAATGCCTGAAATCTCCAGAAATAATTCCATTCCCTTCATTTACTTTAAGGCAGTTCGAGCTTGCAATGGCTGCACAAGCTCATGGACCTCTTGTTGGGGTCGATCATTCCAAGCTTGTTtga